A DNA window from Trypanosoma brucei brucei TREU927 chromosome 11 chr11_scaffold01 genomic scaffold, whole genome shotgun sequence contains the following coding sequences:
- a CDS encoding SNF2 DNA repair protein, putative (similar to SP:P46100: Transcriptional regulator ATRX (X-linked helicase II) (X-linkednuclear protein) (XNP) (Znf-HX). {Homo sapiens;} similar to Transcriptional regulator ATRX (X-linked helicase II) (X-linkednuclear protein) (XNP). (Swiss- Prot:Q7) produces MDGDELFVLTPSDDGDLSQAGDEGKGGPEGNENREGSSTAASASITELEFLFLRKPLNAPLVKGSITYGKLNEGNAQNQQSPQVQVDVKKEESSSSNGGVSLGVGSDVQRVTIESKTASTLLSTNVQAEAAVNIRMLRAMTSADVRSVLKPFFHKNQTSMEYFEKVTTQLKEKVIAGKILDEKEKDMLERWRLLVNISNWGDGSRKADDVLFPPELVQPAEALLEPGWSSNKTAADETTACPPPTNGCKIYLRAHQLKGIRFMWSILAEGPVGQVPAVGCILAHTMGLGKTCQVIIFLHLFLDMLRKMGGSWYKSKKKQRRILIVVPKSTRAVWIEEFNMWSKFFPRDKRIVPLSVEDCTRVGQRVRAFNEWKTNGGVLLAGYEMLLNVAKCIGTTSQEVWNPSSYVDLLVCDEAHRLKSENLQIANVLRSFNPLRRLLITGTPLQNHLKEYWAMVDMAVWKYFNKQRFSQFFVSPIEAAADQKASLDEVTVARMKTFALSRELRNFVQCADGTALRKELPPLHEYVVVLPLSQSQAKLYNEFLQLARHSGARHRAFLEIAIAINKICAHPQLLYATGFATGEEGQSEALGLLSDGEGDDNFMTECPEAGQENVALRSKRRGLCQPPPGYVPMPEEGTKLYVSILIIKAAVLRGERCLFFSMSTKLLDIFEGIIAEMNDRWLKDGSLSRPIVFCRLDGRKTEWERSEALRSFASSTGADLFLLSTKAGGIGLTITSATRVIIADGSFNPADDTQAIGRAYRYGQTQPVYAYRLVCYQTFEHRMFQQKLAKEWLFRTVVEEASLKRDSLSGLRIQPIYELLNSKQNVRSGPQQLTDEQRQSTTSITSEDAVLADVSKHILYAERHSMFLQRDETTNLTAEERFFREEYEKNRLFDTDNMPDPVEGAQLREVWKQNFHKSQLEPQAKTLGALLDNIIKSRAEADPQLADLLSKMGIVRKGIDNLVVDASDEPNNSEVTERPQANQRNSRRDDENESKGYLPEPKAPRLESVPRVRRGLGGNTSAQSVLSHSNADSSCVGPFEPLVDPKFYGELRHGGSPYRPIYVDDDTV; encoded by the coding sequence ATGGATGGCGATGAATTATTCGTTTTAACACCCAGTGACGATGGGGACTTAAGCCAAGCAGGAGACGAAGGGAAGGGTGGCCCCGAAGGCAATGAAAACAGAGAGGGCTCATCAACGGCAGCATCCGCTTCCATCACCGAATTggagtttctgtttttacgTAAACCTTTAAATGCTCCGCTGGTCAAAGGGTCTATAACCTACGGTAAATTAAACGAAGGTAACGCGCAGAACCAACAAAGTCCACAAGTTCAGGTTGatgtgaagaaggaggaatcaTCGTCGTCAAACGGTGGCGTTTCACTAGGTGTGGGTAGCGATGTACAACGCGTAACAATTGAGAGTAAAACAGCAAGTACCCTTTTGTCCACGAATGTACAGGCAGAGGCGGCAGTTAATATCAGAATGCTACGTGCGATGACGTCTGCTGATGTACGTAGCGTTCTGAAACCCTTTTTCCACAAAAACCAAACCTCGATGGAATATTTCGAGAAAGTAACCACTCAGTTGAAGGAAAAAGTGATTGCTGGTAAGATTTtagacgaaaaggaaaaggacatGTTAGAACGTTGGCGACTGTTGGTGAATATATCAAACTGGGGTGACGGAAGTCGGAAAGCAGATGATGTCCTCTTTCCACCCGAACTTGTTCAACCAGCTGAAGCACTTTTGGAACCGGGGTGGAGTAGTAATAAAACGGCAGCAGACGAAACAACAGCTTGtccaccgccaacaaacGGTTGCAAGATATATTTGCGCGCCCATCAACTGAAGGGAATTCGTTTCATGTGGAGTATTCTGGCGGAGGGACCCGTTGGTCAGGTTCCTGCTGTTGGTTGCATTCTTGCACACACAATGGGACTTGGGAAGACTTGTCAGGTAATcattttccttcaccttttcctGGATATGTTGCGGAAAATGGGTGGAAGTTGGtacaaatcaaaaaaaaagcagaggagGATATTAATCGTTGTACCAAAGTCGACACGGGCCGTGTGGATTGAAGAGTTTAACATGTGGTCAAAATTCTTTCCTCGCGATAAACGTATTGTTCCGTTGTCAGTGGAAGACTGCACAAGAGTAGGACAACGTGTGAGGGCGTTTAATGAATGGAAGACGAATGGTGGTGTTTTACTGGCGGGATATGAAATGCTGCTAAATGTCGCCAAGTGCATTGGAACCACTAGTCAGGAGGTATGGAACCCTTCAAGCTATGTTGATCTTCTTGTATGTGACGAAGCTCATCGTCTCAAATCTGAAAATTTACAAATTGCCAACGTGTTACGAAGCTTCAATCCACTTCGCCGGCTCCTGATCACAGGAACACCGCTGCAGAATCACCTAAAGGAGTACTGGGCTATGGTGGACATGGCCGTTTGGAAATACTTTAACAAGCAGCGCTTCTCACAGTTCTTTGTCAGTCCAATAGAAGCCGCTGCAGACCAAAAGGCGAGCTTGGATGAGGTGACAGTTGCACGAATGAAGACTTTTGCACTTTCACGAGAGCTAAGGAATTTTGTTCAATGCGCTGATGGAACAGCACTGAGGAAGGAACTGCCACCTTTGCACGAGTATGTTGTCGTTCTTCCGCTTTCTCAGAGTCAAGCAAAACTGTACAACGAATTTCTGCAGTTAGCAAGGCATAGTGGTGCAAGACATCGTGCCTTCCTGGAGATAGCAATAGCTATTAATAAAATTTGCGCGCATCCACAACTTCTCTATGCAACCGGATTTGCCACAGGCGAAGAAGGACAAAGCGAAGCCTTGGGGCTACTGTCGGATGGTGAAGGGGATGATAATTTTATGACTGAATGCCCCGAGGCTGGGCAGGAAAATGTGGCCCTTCGAAGCAAACGGCGGGGGTTGTGCCAACCCCCTCCAGGGTATGTTCCCATGCCTGAAGAGGGAACCAAACTGTACGTTTCTATTTTAATAATTAAAGCGGCCGTGTTGCGGGGTGAGCGGTGCCTGTTTTTTAGTATGTCTACTAAATTGTTAGATATCTTTGAGGGCATTATAGCCGAGATGAACGATCGGTGGTTGAAGGATGGCTCTCTCAGCCGCCCCATTGTTTTCTGCAGATTGGATGGCCGTAAGACAGAGTGGGAACGGTCTGAGGCGCTACGGTCCTTTGCCTCGTCTACTGGTGCtgaccttttccttttgagtACTAAAGCGGGTGGTATCGGGTTGACCATTACATCCGCAACCCGTGTCATAATAGCGGATGGTAGTTTTAACCCTGCTGACGACACACAAGCTATTGGACGTGCGTATCGATATGGGCAGACTCAACCGGTTTACGCATACCGCCTTGTTTGCTATCAAACCTTTGAACACCGTATGTTTCAGCAGAAGTTGGCAAAGGAGTGGCTCTTCCGCACGGTTGTGGAAGAAGCCTCGTTGAAACGTGATTCGTTGTCAGGGCTCCGAATACAACCCATTTATGAACTTCTaaacagcaaacaaaatGTGAGAAGTGGGCCCCAACAATTGACCGACGAGCAGCGCCAATCAACAACCTCCATCACCTCTGAGGATGCCGTACTCGCCGATGTGTCGAAACACATTCTGTACGCTGAGCGACATTCCATGTTTCTACAACGGGATGAAACTACCAACCTCACTGCTGAAGAGCGATTTTTCCGGGAGGAGTATGAAAAGAACCGCCTGTTTGACACGGATAACATGCCGGATCCGGTGGAGGGAGCTCAATTGCGGGAGGTGTGGAAACAAAACTTTCATAAAAGTCAGTTGGAGCCCCAGGCCAAAACGCTGGGTGCTTTGCTAGATAACATAATTAAGTCACGTGCCGAAGCAGACCCACAACTGGCTGACCTCCTGAGTAAGATGGGCATTGTAAGGAAAGGAATTGATAATCTTGTGGTTGATGCAAGTGATGAACCAAACAATTCAGAAGTTACGGAGCGGCCGCAAGCAAACCAAAGGAATAGTCGCCGCGACGATGAAAATGAGTCGAAGGGTTACTTGCCTGAACCCAAAGCCCCACGCCTGGAGTCGGTTCCCCGCGTCCGGCGAGGTTTGGGGGGAAACACTTCCGCACAAAGTGTGCTTTCCCATTCTAATGCTGATAGCAGTTGTGTTGGCCCCTTCGAACCGCTTGTCGATCCAAAATTTTACGGAGAACTGCGACATGGGGGGAGCCCCTATCGACCCATATACGTTGATGACGATACTGTCTAG